A single region of the Rhipicephalus microplus isolate Deutch F79 chromosome 10, USDA_Rmic, whole genome shotgun sequence genome encodes:
- the LOC142774782 gene encoding uncharacterized protein LOC142774782 isoform X1, which produces MTRVLVAGDSMVKYVDQYFPSRRGLSVSVAAHRGIRIEHLLSMIADKLASFDVVIVHVGTNNTVDSVNMCMDKYRQLAQGIIESNPTLHVAFSAILPRGQNRYRQGEEQLCDVCHLNDHYRNVNAALAQLCLERGFTILDSLVDSWPGFLSRDGVHPSRLGNKVLADFLYREACALSTQLERRHIQQSYKESKASAWSGWARQEHFSINLEVDFPALGPVHCGLTLLSSHQEVG; this is translated from the exons ATGACGCGTGTGTTAGTAGCGGGCGATTCAATGGTGAAATACGTCGACCAGTATTTCCCATCGCGCCGTGGCTTGTCTGTTAGCGTTGCCGCACACAGAGGAATAAGGATTGAGCACTTGCTCTCAATGATTGCTGACAAGCTGGCCAGTTTTGATGTTGTCATTGTACATGTTGGCACGAACAACACTGTTGACAGTGTCAACATGTGCATGGACAAATATCGCCAGCTCGCTCAGGGAATCATCGAAAGCAATCCCACGTTGCATGTAGCTTTTTCTGCCATTCTTCCTCGGGGGCAGAATCGGTACCGCCAAGGGGAAGAACAGTTGTGTGATGTTTGTCATTTGAATGACCACTACAGGAATGTGAATGCCGCACTCGCGCAGCTTTGCCTGGAGAGGGGCTTCACTATCCTGGATAGTCTTGTGGACAGCTGGCCTGGATTCCTGAGCAGGGATGGTGTCCACCCCAGCCGGCTTGGCAACAAGGTGCTGGCAGACTTCCTGTACCGTGAGGCCTGTGCCTTGTCCACCCAACTAGAGAGGAGACACATCCAACAGTCCTACAAGGAGTCCAAGGCATCTGCATGGAGTGGGTGGGCTCGGCAGGAGCACTTTTCCATCAACTTGGAAGTCGATTTTCCAGCACTTG gtccagtacattgtggactcaccctgttgtcaagtcatcaggaagttggatga
- the LOC142774782 gene encoding uncharacterized protein LOC142774782 isoform X2, with the protein MTRVLVAGDSMVKYVDQYFPSRRGLSVSVAAHRGIRIEHLLSMIADKLASFDVVIVHVGTNNTVDSVNMCMDKYRQLAQGIIESNPTLHVAFSAILPRGQNRYRQGEEQLCDVCHLNDHYRNVNAALAQLCLERGFTILDSLVDSWPGFLSRDGVHPSRLGNKVLADFLYREACALSTQLERRHIQQSYKESKASAWSPVHCGLTLLSSHQEVG; encoded by the exons ATGACGCGTGTGTTAGTAGCGGGCGATTCAATGGTGAAATACGTCGACCAGTATTTCCCATCGCGCCGTGGCTTGTCTGTTAGCGTTGCCGCACACAGAGGAATAAGGATTGAGCACTTGCTCTCAATGATTGCTGACAAGCTGGCCAGTTTTGATGTTGTCATTGTACATGTTGGCACGAACAACACTGTTGACAGTGTCAACATGTGCATGGACAAATATCGCCAGCTCGCTCAGGGAATCATCGAAAGCAATCCCACGTTGCATGTAGCTTTTTCTGCCATTCTTCCTCGGGGGCAGAATCGGTACCGCCAAGGGGAAGAACAGTTGTGTGATGTTTGTCATTTGAATGACCACTACAGGAATGTGAATGCCGCACTCGCGCAGCTTTGCCTGGAGAGGGGCTTCACTATCCTGGATAGTCTTGTGGACAGCTGGCCTGGATTCCTGAGCAGGGATGGTGTCCACCCCAGCCGGCTTGGCAACAAGGTGCTGGCAGACTTCCTGTACCGTGAGGCCTGTGCCTTGTCCACCCAACTAGAGAGGAGACACATCCAACAGTCCTACAAGGAGTCCAAGGCATCTGCATGGA gtccagtacattgtggactcaccctgttgtcaagtcatcaggaagttggatga